Proteins found in one Elephas maximus indicus isolate mEleMax1 chromosome 11, mEleMax1 primary haplotype, whole genome shotgun sequence genomic segment:
- the TMEM200C gene encoding transmembrane protein 200C encodes MIATGGLLRISARKQDPLRPPSQVPKRKRKAKKRRKNDVVVVKGKLKLCSISGLIALCGILVLLVGIAMAVVGYWPKASGANREGGKQLPPSGSGHRAATTANSSSGSRNRSRSHPEAQGGVNSSLGGAPRSTPPAQATAPSSSSASSTSVGFFFRVFSGYLHSDKLKVFGPLIMGIGIFLFICANAVLHENRDKKTKIINLRDLYSTVIDVHSLRAKDLSAAAAAAAASSPGPASAPPGASPLNGFLSYVQSRGLELKPGGGGDAFGAAAALVRGAWPHPATRGGGAGGAASPPDLASSPRCLREPPSLAEAVYSIYRERSGVASRRRAAAAAAAAVAAAAAAASSSSSPAHCSPPEGWGRPSTASSLVGSSLSAFALQPSPGDRDGAGEGASCSWQRPPGERGSREIPRGKLDLSLTDLSLTDLRGAGRGAHWAQGGQREPEGAAAVRTAGAPGGRLPRTGRYAAPRRRSTSGLPDYRAPPSPEPPPSPRSADLDTSLLAKSASPSPPLGPADSLPARRNSLSSQSDDPSSSNKGYTPLREAVTSSESVVDAGASKSQDFVGATSPGVKQSPPEDPSQKPPTVEQPQPVQRQFTNKEKLLMISRARAIGIEDGELESTGI; translated from the coding sequence ATGATTGCCACCGGCGGCCTGCTGAGGATTTCCGCCAGAAAACAGGATCCCCTCCGCCCCCCGAGCCAGGTCCCGAAACGCAAGCGGAAAGCCAAGAAGAGGCGCAAGAACGATGTGGTGGTGGTGAAAGGCAAGCTGAAGCTCTGCTCCATCTCCGGGCTCATCGCCCTCTGCGGGATCCTAGTGCTGCTGGTGGGCATAGCCATGGCGGTGGTGGGCTACTGGCCCAAGGCCAGCGGGGCCAATCGGGAGGGGGGTAAGCAGTTGCCGCCCTCGGGCAGCGGCCATCGCGCCGCGACCACGGCCAACAGCAGCAGCGGGAGCAGAAACCGGTCTAGGAGCCACCCGGAGGCTCAGGGGGGCGTCAACTCCAGTTTGGGGGGCGCGCCCAGAAGCACGCCTCCGGCGCAGGCCACCGCCCCCTCCTCTTCCTCGGCCTCCTCCACGTCTGTGGGTTTCTTCTTCCGCGTCTTCTCAGGCTACCTGCACTCTGACAAGCTCAAGGTCTTCGGGCCCCTCATCATGGGCATCGGCATCTTCCTCTTCATCTGCGCCAACGCGGTGCTTCACGAGAATCGCGACAAGAAGACCAAGATCATCAACTTGCGGGACCTCTACTCCACCGTTATCGACGTGCACAGCCTCCGCGCCAAAGACCTGTCGGCGgccgctgctgccgccgccgcctcaTCCCCGGGCCCCGCCTCTGCGCCCCCGGGGGCCTCGCCGCTTAACGGCTTTCTCAGCTACGTGCAGTCGCGCGGCCTCGAGCTGAAGCCCGGCGGCGGCGGGGACGCCTTcggggcggcggcggcgctgGTCAGGGGCGCGTGGCCCCACCCGGCGAcgcggggcgggggggcaggaGGCGCTGCGTCCCCTCCCGACCTGGCCTCGTCGCCGCGCTGCCTGCGCGAGCCCCCCAGCCTGGCCGAGGCTGTGTACAGCATCTACCGCGAGCGCTCGGGTGTGGCAAGCCGTCGCCGGGCCGCCGCCGCTGCAGCCGCCGCCGtggccgctgccgccgccgccgccagcaGCAGTAGCAGCCCCGCGCACTGCAGCCCCCCCGAAGGCTGGGGGCGCCCGAGCACCGCCAGCTCTCTCGTGGGCTCCTCGCTGAGCGCCTTCGCTCTGCAGCCCTCGCCAGGGGACCGCGACGGGGCGGGGGAGGGCGCGAGCTGCAGCTGGCAGAGGCCTCCTGGGGAGCGCGGCTCCAGGGAGATCCCGCGCGGCAAGCTTGACCTGAGCCTGACCGACCTGAGCCTGACCGACCTTCGCGGCGCCGGGCGCGGCGCGCACTGGGCGCAGGGCGGGCAGAGGGAGCCCGAGGGCGCGGCAGCAGTGCGCACCGCTGGGGCCCCCGGCGGCCGCCTACCCAGGACCGGCAGGTACGCGGCCCCGCGGCGCCGCAGCACCAGCGGGCTCCCCGACTACCGGGCGCCGCCGTCGCCGGAGCCCCCGCCCTCCCCGCGCAGCGCGGACCTGGACACAAGCCTTTTGGCCAAATCCGCCTCCCCCTCGCCTCCCTTAGGGCCGGCGGACTCGCTCCCCGCCAGGCGGAACTCCCTGAGCTCCCAGTCGGATGACCCGTCCAGCAGCAATAAGGGCTACACCCCACTGCGGGAGGCCGTTACCTCCTCGGAGTCGGTGGTGGACGCAGGAGCCAGTAAAAGCCAAGACTTTGTGGGCGCCACCTCCCCAGGAGTGAAACAAAGCCCCCCGGAGGATCCCAGCCAAAAGCCTCCCACGGTAGAGCAACCTCAGCCAGTCCAGAGGCAGTTTACAAACAAGGAGAAACTCCTCATGATTTCCCGGGCTCGTGCCATAGGAATTGAAGACGGAGAGCTGGAAAGTACTGGCATTTAG